The Opitutaceae bacterium genome has a window encoding:
- a CDS encoding MBL fold metallo-hydrolase yields the protein MKPSPEIELTIIGSGAVRVRPDRGGTAACLRIGTETILIDCGRCAVQNLVRFGHPVESVTAVLLTHLHFDHVCDLAQLLILSWNNGRTWRMPVIGPKGTRDFLEYGVRRAYAADLATRLGKNRKDPDHLEWDVTEIESDGPVMTGDGYRIIAGRTPHTGMEAFNFRIEAGDRTVVVTSDTEWHEGLVDFCRGAEVLLIECSGTEEFLKTVPWGGWHMTPERIAHLANAAGVRKVVLKHLAIESFVDDPGIGEEMAATVRQLTDARVDVARDGLRL from the coding sequence ATGAAACCTTCACCGGAAATCGAACTGACGATCATCGGAAGCGGCGCCGTCCGCGTCCGGCCAGACCGGGGCGGCACCGCCGCCTGCCTGCGGATCGGGACCGAGACCATCCTGATCGACTGCGGCCGTTGTGCGGTGCAAAATCTTGTCCGCTTCGGCCATCCCGTCGAGTCGGTCACCGCGGTCCTTCTGACCCACCTTCACTTCGACCATGTTTGCGATCTGGCCCAGCTCCTCATCCTATCCTGGAACAACGGTCGCACCTGGCGTATGCCGGTCATCGGTCCGAAAGGAACCCGCGATTTCCTCGAATATGGCGTCCGCCGGGCCTACGCCGCCGATCTCGCCACCCGCCTCGGCAAGAACCGGAAAGACCCCGACCATCTGGAATGGGATGTGACCGAGATCGAGTCCGATGGACCGGTGATGACAGGCGACGGCTACCGGATCATCGCCGGCCGGACGCCCCATACCGGGATGGAGGCTTTCAATTTCCGGATCGAAGCGGGTGATCGGACCGTGGTCGTGACGAGCGACACCGAATGGCACGAAGGGCTGGTCGATTTCTGCCGGGGCGCCGAGGTGCTTCTGATCGAATGCTCGGGAACCGAGGAATTCCTCAAGACCGTCCCCTGGGGCGGGTGGCATATGACGCCCGAACGAATCGCCCACCTCGCCAATGCGGCAGGCGTCCGGAAGGTGGTCCTCAAACATCTGGCGATCGAGAGCTTCGTCGATGATCCCGGGATCGGGGAAGAGATGGCGGCCACCGTCAGACAGCTGACCGACGCCCGGGTGGACGTCGCGCGCGACGGACTCCGCCTCTAG
- a CDS encoding GNAT family N-acetyltransferase, with the protein MRQTIAELPAELTVRSLEPADATACLRLSSLAEWNQSESHWRFLLEKGWGRGVTFDDMIVGTVVVLAYPNGIGWVGMILVDPVWRGRGLATCLLQEAVEYCESVGLVPALDATPEGQPIYKRLGFLDGGELVRMRRPERRGDLAKSGGLDRGIELGEVAIRWDQELAGHDRSLTLKWMEENWRDLCVGRTAPDGRLEAAAWGRRGRTAVQVGPFLARTPEAARSFLSDYFGCEETTWILDVPVRRSKFIGWLHSQGFEIERSFTRMMRGRFGPDFRNELFAVAGPELG; encoded by the coding sequence ATGAGACAAACCATCGCTGAGCTTCCGGCGGAATTGACCGTCCGCAGCCTTGAACCCGCCGATGCAACCGCCTGTTTGCGCCTGTCATCCTTGGCCGAATGGAATCAATCGGAAAGTCACTGGAGATTCCTACTTGAAAAGGGGTGGGGCCGGGGAGTCACCTTTGATGACATGATCGTCGGGACGGTCGTTGTCCTCGCCTACCCGAACGGAATCGGGTGGGTCGGCATGATCCTTGTCGACCCGGTCTGGAGGGGACGCGGCCTGGCGACCTGCCTGCTCCAGGAAGCGGTGGAATATTGCGAAAGTGTCGGCCTGGTGCCGGCTCTCGATGCGACCCCGGAGGGCCAGCCGATCTACAAGCGCCTTGGTTTCCTTGATGGCGGCGAACTGGTTCGGATGCGGCGCCCGGAGCGGAGGGGCGATCTGGCGAAATCGGGTGGTCTGGATCGCGGAATCGAATTGGGCGAGGTGGCCATCCGCTGGGATCAGGAGCTTGCCGGCCATGACCGCAGCCTCACCTTGAAGTGGATGGAAGAGAATTGGCGGGATCTTTGCGTGGGTCGAACGGCACCGGATGGTCGTCTCGAGGCGGCTGCTTGGGGGCGCCGGGGGCGGACCGCGGTTCAGGTCGGACCCTTCCTGGCCCGGACGCCGGAGGCGGCCCGTTCCTTTCTCTCGGACTATTTCGGATGCGAGGAGACGACCTGGATACTCGACGTTCCGGTCCGGCGCTCCAAGTTCATCGGCTGGCTGCACAGCCAGGGTTTCGAGATCGAGCGCTCATTTACCCGCATGATGCGGGGCCGCTTCGGGCCGGACTTCCGGAACGAACTGTTTGCAGTCGCCGGACCCGAGCTGGGTTGA
- the dhaL gene encoding dihydroxyacetone kinase subunit DhaL produces the protein MASTFTNAAGARIVPDLIKAIQSQKQYLSDIDGAIGDGDHGINMNKGFTLAGEQLVAAPGDLTHALNTLSRVLMLKIGGSMGPLYGMFFKAMATATNGVDPIDAAVVARMLWASRESIEKISPARPGDKTLIDTLVPAVDAYQAALDQGRSFPDCLDSMSEAAERGRDSTRDMVSRLGRSSRLGERSRGVIDAGAASCCLILQTMAATIKDLLH, from the coding sequence ATGGCGTCCACCTTCACCAATGCGGCCGGCGCACGGATCGTTCCCGACCTGATCAAGGCCATTCAATCCCAGAAACAATACCTCAGCGATATCGACGGCGCCATCGGCGACGGGGATCACGGCATCAACATGAACAAGGGTTTCACCCTGGCCGGTGAACAGCTCGTCGCGGCGCCCGGCGACCTCACCCACGCCCTGAATACCCTTTCCAGGGTTCTCATGCTGAAGATCGGCGGCTCGATGGGTCCGCTCTACGGGATGTTTTTCAAGGCGATGGCCACGGCCACCAACGGCGTCGACCCGATTGATGCCGCCGTCGTCGCCCGGATGCTTTGGGCGTCCCGCGAGAGCATCGAAAAGATCAGCCCGGCCCGGCCGGGTGACAAGACCCTGATAGACACCCTGGTTCCGGCGGTTGACGCTTATCAAGCCGCCCTCGATCAGGGCAGGTCATTCCCGGACTGCCTCGACTCGATGTCGGAAGCCGCGGAGAGAGGCCGCGATTCGACCCGCGACATGGTGTCCAGGCTGGGACGATCCAGCCGGCTGGGCGAACGCTCCCGCGGGGTCATCGATGCCGGTGCCGCTTCCTGCTGCCTCATCCTCCAGACCATGGCCGCCACGATCAAGGACCTGCTCCATTGA
- a CDS encoding dihydroxyacetone kinase subunit DhaK, translating to MQKIINNPADVVDEMILGYLRAHPDLVLETENPRVLKSTCAGQPGRVGIVTGGGSGHKPAFVGYVGRNMVDAVAMGEIFSSPPAQMFYDAFKAADGGKGIACLYGNYAGDNMNVKMAIELAREEGIEVRTVVANDDVPSAPADQADRRRGVAGEIFMWKVGAARAAMGGTLDEVIAEARKAINNTRSMGIGLSPCAIPEVGHPNFTIEDGTMEVGIGHHGEPGLEVAPIETAAQMARRMCAIILPDLPFRAGDEAVVLVSGLGSTPLLEQYIFFREVAGILDAEKIRVHRSYVGNYFTSLEMAGITLTLMKLDDNLKACIDLEADSMGLRQFGTA from the coding sequence ATGCAGAAAATCATCAACAACCCCGCAGATGTCGTCGACGAGATGATCCTGGGCTATCTTCGCGCACACCCGGATCTCGTCCTCGAAACGGAGAATCCCCGGGTCCTCAAGTCGACCTGCGCCGGTCAACCCGGCCGGGTCGGCATCGTGACCGGAGGCGGCTCAGGCCATAAGCCGGCCTTTGTCGGCTATGTGGGCCGGAACATGGTCGATGCGGTCGCGATGGGAGAGATCTTCTCGTCGCCTCCCGCCCAGATGTTCTACGACGCCTTCAAGGCGGCCGACGGCGGCAAGGGCATTGCCTGTCTCTACGGCAACTACGCCGGCGACAACATGAACGTGAAGATGGCCATCGAATTGGCCCGGGAGGAGGGCATCGAGGTCAGGACAGTCGTGGCCAACGACGATGTGCCTTCCGCGCCGGCGGACCAGGCCGACCGTCGACGTGGAGTGGCTGGAGAGATTTTCATGTGGAAGGTCGGTGCGGCCCGCGCCGCGATGGGCGGCACCCTCGACGAGGTCATCGCCGAGGCCCGGAAAGCGATCAACAACACCCGCAGCATGGGCATCGGCCTGAGCCCCTGTGCCATTCCCGAGGTCGGGCACCCGAATTTCACGATCGAGGACGGCACCATGGAGGTCGGCATCGGACACCACGGAGAACCCGGACTGGAGGTGGCCCCGATCGAGACCGCCGCCCAGATGGCCCGCCGCATGTGCGCGATCATCCTGCCGGATCTTCCCTTCAGGGCCGGAGACGAAGCCGTCGTCCTCGTCAGCGGACTCGGCAGCACCCCCCTGCTCGAACAGTACATCTTTTTCAGGGAGGTCGCCGGGATCCTTGATGCAGAGAAGATCCGGGTCCACCGGTCCTACGTCGGCAACTACTTCACCTCACTGGAAATGGCCGGTATCACCCTGACCCTGATGAAGCTCGACGACAACCTCAAGGCGTGCATCGATCTCGAGGCGGATTCGATGGGCCTCCGTCAATTCGGCACCGCCTGA
- a CDS encoding RpiB/LacA/LacB family sugar-phosphate isomerase — translation MTKPPPRIAIDADDAAFGLKKIIFDHLKSKGVDITDLDLHTRQACDYPEIGYNLAREVAAGHFDRGILICGTGLGMAMIANKVPGVWAGTCHDTFSAERLIKSNDANVITFGERVIGPELAKMIVDHWLASTFAGGGSAPKVAKLRKLEAASFQKS, via the coding sequence ATGACCAAGCCCCCTCCCCGCATCGCCATCGATGCCGACGACGCCGCCTTCGGATTGAAAAAGATCATCTTCGATCATCTCAAGTCCAAGGGTGTCGACATCACCGATCTCGACCTGCATACCCGGCAGGCCTGTGATTATCCGGAAATCGGATACAATCTGGCCCGCGAGGTGGCCGCCGGACATTTCGATCGGGGCATCCTGATCTGCGGCACGGGTCTGGGCATGGCCATGATCGCCAACAAGGTACCCGGGGTCTGGGCCGGAACCTGCCACGACACCTTTTCCGCCGAGCGACTGATCAAGAGCAACGATGCCAACGTCATCACATTCGGCGAACGGGTCATCGGGCCCGAACTCGCCAAGATGATCGTCGATCACTGGCTCGCCTCGACCTTCGCCGGTGGAGGTTCCGCCCCCAAGGTGGCCAAGCTGCGCAAGCTCGAGGCCGCTTCGTTCCAGAAATCCTGA
- a CDS encoding sugar phosphate isomerase/epimerase produces MTQPKCALITAFVGKTKDRFHEYNEDRTLEEKFQMVSRMKGMTGVECIFPYEINEATAFKGLLKKYRLKPAAINVNVKAEPEFKAGGLTSLKAATRKRAVQFIRDSKDFAAEVGADKVTCCPLGDGYEFAFQGDYARMWKFLIETLGEAADYRREIPLFIEYKPSETRGRCFLDTATKTLCLLNDIGIDQMGITLDFGHSKYGHENPAEIVSLLSHSRFPFYIHINDNNGKWDWDYMVASHNYVEYVEFLYYLQEVGYNDFLTTDASPTRWDIVGFFEANTRMTRKIWRLLETIDRKEFRRLIRGGDFLKTWRFIERNILKL; encoded by the coding sequence ATGACCCAACCCAAGTGCGCCCTCATCACCGCCTTTGTCGGCAAGACCAAGGATCGGTTTCACGAATACAATGAGGACAGGACCCTCGAGGAGAAATTTCAGATGGTCTCCCGAATGAAGGGAATGACCGGCGTCGAGTGCATCTTCCCCTACGAAATCAACGAGGCCACTGCGTTCAAGGGCCTGTTGAAGAAGTACCGGCTCAAACCGGCCGCCATCAACGTCAACGTCAAGGCCGAGCCGGAGTTCAAGGCCGGAGGGCTAACCTCGCTGAAGGCGGCCACCCGCAAACGGGCCGTCCAGTTCATCAGGGATTCCAAGGACTTCGCCGCCGAGGTCGGCGCCGACAAGGTCACCTGCTGCCCGCTGGGGGATGGCTACGAGTTCGCCTTTCAAGGCGATTACGCCCGGATGTGGAAATTCCTCATCGAGACCCTCGGCGAGGCTGCCGACTACCGAAGGGAAATCCCGCTCTTCATCGAATACAAGCCGAGCGAGACCCGGGGCCGCTGCTTCCTCGACACCGCCACGAAAACCCTCTGCCTGCTCAACGACATCGGGATCGATCAGATGGGCATCACCCTGGATTTCGGGCACTCCAAGTACGGACACGAAAATCCCGCGGAGATCGTCTCCCTGCTCTCCCATTCGCGATTCCCCTTCTACATCCACATCAACGACAACAACGGAAAGTGGGACTGGGACTACATGGTGGCGTCCCACAACTACGTTGAATACGTGGAGTTCCTCTACTACCTCCAGGAGGTCGGTTACAACGATTTCCTGACCACCGATGCCTCCCCCACCCGTTGGGACATCGTCGGATTCTTTGAGGCCAACACCCGGATGACCCGGAAAATCTGGAGGCTCCTCGAGACAATCGACCGGAAGGAATTCCGCCGGCTCATCCGGGGCGGCGATTTCCTCAAGACCTGGCGCTTCATTGAAAGGAACATCCTGAAACTCTGA